A genomic window from Etheostoma spectabile isolate EspeVRDwgs_2016 chromosome 13, UIUC_Espe_1.0, whole genome shotgun sequence includes:
- the LOC116700441 gene encoding cornifelin homolog B — MSGPVQRQPQAVIVSSDAAEWASGVCDCCNDMPDCCFAFWCCPCFACKTTKQFGQCLCLPLLDVFGCTRPITMSMRVSVRQRYGIKGSLCTDCLCSTFCVPCVWCQMAREMKERQLPTTLGDIILR, encoded by the exons ATGAGTGGGCCGGTACAGAGGCAGCCTCAGGCCGTGATTGTTTCCTCTGATGCAGCTGAATGGGCTTCTGGGGTCTGTGACTGCTGCAACGACATGCCAGATT GTTGCTTTGCCTTCTGGTGTTGTCCCtgttttgcctgtaaaaccaCTAAACAGTTCGGTCAGTGTCTCTGTCTTCCCCTGCTGGATGTCTTTGGGTGCACCCGTCCAATCACCATGTCCATGAGAGTCTCCGTACGTCAACGCTACGGCATCAAA GGCAGTTTGTGCACCGACTGTTTGTGCTCCACCTTTTGTGTGCCCTGCGTCTGGTGTCAGATGGCCAGAGAGATGAAAGAGAGGCAACTCCCCACCACGCTGGGTGACATAATCCTCCGCTAA